A part of Cryomorphaceae bacterium genomic DNA contains:
- a CDS encoding glycosyltransferase — protein sequence MHLQNHRNLEQQDIRITVVTIVYNGADSVAKAIRSVLDQKYPNLEYIVIDGGSTDGTLEVLEDFGNQIQWISESDEGISDAFNKGIRRATGQIIGLLNADDSYLPGTLQAVASRFRGEGVYYGAMQLQENNRPGGTYHPNHELLEKDMTLCHPATFITAGLYKKYGLYRTDYCYAMDYELLLRMKTSGAPFYCIPETLALMSTQGVSNMHWEEAFDEVQRARKLYLAPGPLDRYLVWVVKWRKRLGHALEGGPLAPAVAAYRRNFSTIRKT from the coding sequence TTGCACCTCCAAAATCATCGTAACTTGGAACAACAAGACATTCGCATAACGGTCGTTACCATAGTGTACAACGGTGCGGACTCCGTTGCCAAAGCTATTCGCTCGGTACTCGATCAGAAATACCCGAACCTCGAGTATATCGTGATTGATGGCGGCTCTACGGACGGAACGCTGGAAGTTCTCGAAGATTTTGGCAACCAAATTCAATGGATATCAGAGTCGGACGAAGGTATCAGCGATGCGTTTAACAAAGGTATTCGAAGGGCTACCGGTCAAATCATCGGCTTGCTCAATGCGGATGATTCCTATCTTCCCGGAACCCTGCAAGCTGTGGCTTCGCGCTTTCGCGGCGAAGGCGTGTATTACGGCGCCATGCAATTACAGGAGAACAATCGGCCGGGCGGAACCTACCATCCCAACCACGAGCTGCTCGAAAAAGACATGACCCTTTGTCACCCGGCAACTTTTATTACAGCAGGACTTTATAAAAAGTACGGTCTGTACCGCACCGACTACTGCTACGCCATGGATTACGAGTTGCTGCTTCGAATGAAAACCAGCGGCGCTCCGTTTTACTGTATTCCCGAAACGCTGGCGCTAATGTCAACCCAGGGCGTTTCAAACATGCACTGGGAGGAAGCATTTGACGAAGTGCAGCGCGCCCGAAAACTCTATTTGGCACCCGGCCCGCTGGATCGTTATCTCGTTTGGGTGGTAAAATGGCGCAAAAGACTTGGTCACGCTCTGGAGGGAGGACCACTGGCGCCCGCTGTTGCTGCCTACCGCCGAAACTTCTCAACCATCCGCAAAACATGA
- a CDS encoding glycosyltransferase, which yields MAQKTWSRSGGRTTGARCCCLPPKLLNHPQNMSRHVLKDISIVSANYNNAAFLDDYFQSVEDNSAWPGELVIVDDGSTDESPAIIRKWAAKHSWIRPVLLPDNVGVANATNQGIAVANGTWILRVDPDDMLMPHRIQSQWDFIQQHPEVDVLGGNCVYVDGKTRQSIRTSGFPATRADIEKLFHLGENGVLNGTTLVRKTWFNRFPYRQEMVWAEDYDCFARMLHAGAVMAAQREPNTWVRIHRESATSNLAWDTLEKAWKLSVELFNNKRTLRDVKGNFRHLQHYRRYLLSKNPIAKWWHLAAAVWWRPEKVLKAVFK from the coding sequence ATGGCGCAAAAGACTTGGTCACGCTCTGGAGGGAGGACCACTGGCGCCCGCTGTTGCTGCCTACCGCCGAAACTTCTCAACCATCCGCAAAACATGAGCCGCCACGTTTTGAAGGATATATCCATTGTGTCGGCAAACTACAACAACGCCGCCTTTCTGGACGATTATTTTCAGAGCGTAGAAGATAACAGCGCCTGGCCGGGAGAGTTGGTCATTGTGGATGATGGGTCAACGGATGAATCACCGGCCATCATACGTAAGTGGGCTGCCAAACACTCCTGGATACGACCCGTTTTACTGCCCGACAATGTGGGGGTTGCCAACGCTACCAATCAAGGGATTGCAGTCGCAAATGGAACATGGATTTTACGCGTTGACCCCGATGATATGCTGATGCCCCACCGCATCCAAAGCCAGTGGGATTTCATTCAGCAACACCCTGAAGTTGATGTGCTCGGCGGAAACTGCGTGTATGTTGATGGTAAGACGCGTCAAAGCATTCGTACATCAGGCTTTCCGGCAACCCGGGCCGATATTGAAAAACTATTTCACCTGGGCGAAAACGGGGTGCTGAACGGAACCACCCTGGTACGAAAAACATGGTTTAACCGATTTCCTTATCGGCAGGAGATGGTCTGGGCCGAAGATTACGACTGCTTTGCACGTATGCTGCACGCCGGCGCCGTAATGGCTGCCCAACGAGAGCCCAACACATGGGTGCGCATTCACCGCGAATCAGCTACAAGCAATCTGGCGTGGGATACCCTCGAAAAGGCCTGGAAACTAAGCGTTGAGCTTTTCAATAACAAACGTACTTTGAGGGATGTAAAGGGCAACTTCCGTCATTTACAACATTATCGGCGATATTTGCTTAGCAAAAACCCCATCGCAAAGTGGTGGCATCTGGCCGCAGCTGTGTGGTGGAGACCTGAGAAAGTTCTAAAGGCTGTCTTTAAATGA
- a CDS encoding O-antigen ligase domain-containing protein, with the protein MKGFAPLFADWKTGLFTAALGLLIVTLFLARLFPDYPVNSYAIVLLLAAWVAGGDFRRFPQRMSQPWLWLPLLLFLLYGIGVLYSDDKETAGRMLEQKLALLLLPVLVASAPQFKRQHLGWCLWVFVLSSAAAMTVAFALAIINGMSGMYGDITFLDMVTYEKLAGTIGFQPIYLSLYMVFACFAIYALGRFERFANQFFYGKSGLVALLFFYFFASVVLLSSRMEIMVLFVSLAVLIVIGVRPLKRQLRYAGVYAAMLLLALLMILGSTENKQRFTEMIDIESDYTQDRYGGRSIRFHKWLNTLERWSENPVLGVGTGDMQHELNATYARNDFQLALDYSFNPHNQYLETLLTIGIPGFLVLIAWMGSLCWLGWRHKNWLLLVFGLIASLSMITESMLERQWGIVFICFFAALLTSDNFKYFRTESSPQQ; encoded by the coding sequence ATGAAAGGTTTTGCTCCTCTTTTTGCCGATTGGAAAACCGGTCTTTTCACCGCAGCACTGGGCTTGTTGATTGTTACCCTTTTTCTGGCCCGGCTTTTTCCCGACTACCCTGTAAATTCATACGCGATTGTGCTCTTGCTTGCGGCTTGGGTGGCGGGAGGTGATTTTCGGAGGTTTCCGCAGCGGATGTCCCAACCGTGGTTGTGGTTGCCTCTTTTGCTGTTTCTGCTCTATGGCATCGGGGTTCTGTACAGCGACGACAAGGAAACCGCGGGCAGGATGTTGGAGCAGAAACTGGCTTTGCTGCTATTGCCCGTGCTGGTGGCGAGTGCTCCTCAATTCAAAAGGCAGCACCTCGGATGGTGTTTGTGGGTGTTTGTGCTTTCATCGGCAGCTGCCATGACCGTGGCATTTGCGCTGGCCATTATCAACGGAATGAGCGGCATGTACGGCGATATTACTTTTCTCGACATGGTGACCTACGAAAAGTTGGCCGGAACCATTGGATTTCAGCCTATTTACCTCTCCCTATACATGGTTTTTGCGTGCTTTGCCATTTACGCACTGGGGCGATTTGAGCGTTTCGCTAATCAGTTTTTCTACGGTAAAAGTGGATTGGTAGCGCTTTTGTTCTTTTACTTTTTTGCGTCGGTGGTGCTGCTTTCATCGCGCATGGAGATTATGGTTCTGTTCGTTTCACTGGCTGTGTTGATTGTAATAGGGGTAAGGCCTTTGAAGCGCCAACTGAGATACGCCGGAGTGTATGCAGCCATGTTGTTGCTCGCCCTCTTGATGATTTTGGGCAGCACCGAGAACAAGCAGCGCTTCACCGAAATGATAGACATAGAGTCTGATTACACGCAAGATCGCTATGGCGGAAGGTCCATCCGTTTTCACAAATGGTTAAACACCCTTGAGCGCTGGTCCGAAAACCCTGTGCTGGGAGTAGGAACCGGCGATATGCAGCACGAACTCAACGCAACCTACGCCCGCAATGATTTTCAGCTCGCCCTCGACTATTCCTTTAATCCGCACAACCAGTATCTCGAAACCCTGCTGACTATAGGCATTCCCGGTTTCCTGGTCCTGATTGCATGGATGGGCAGTTTGTGCTGGTTAGGCTGGCGACACAAAAACTGGCTCCTGCTCGTTTTTGGACTTATAGCCTCGCTCAGCATGATTACCGAAAGTATGCTTGAACGCCAGTGGGGTATTGTGTTCATTTGCTTTTTTGCTGCGCTGCTTACCAGCGATAATTTCAAGTATTTTCGCACGGAAAGCAGCCCTCAGCAGTGA
- a CDS encoding glycosyltransferase family 1 protein, whose translation MKIGILGTRGIPNQYGGFEQFAEHLAPGLVARGHEVWVYNSSTHPFQESSWQGVQIIHCYDPENKIGTVGQFVYDFNCIRDARLRNFDVVLQLGYTSSSVWGPWLPEHAVVFTNMDGLEWKRSKYNKWVQKYLKRAEEWAIKTSDVLIADSLGIRDYLQDTYHKHSEFIAYGADPINNKSPEVLSQWQLAPDQYYLLVARMEPENHIEVILDGYIQSGVETPFVVIGRTENTFGKRLVEKYAHAPRVKFLGAIYDKNALNQLRHHCRLYFHGHSVGGTNPSLLEAMACETLIVAHNNPFNRAVLEEDGLYFDDAQGVCNWIREVKMGEMTEKKIRNLNKIKSDYRWEQIVDRYEQVFLRHFERLRT comes from the coding sequence ATGAAAATCGGCATACTCGGCACGCGGGGCATCCCCAATCAGTACGGCGGCTTTGAGCAGTTTGCCGAACATCTCGCACCGGGATTGGTTGCACGAGGTCACGAGGTTTGGGTGTACAACAGCAGTACCCATCCCTTTCAGGAATCGAGCTGGCAAGGCGTACAAATCATTCATTGCTATGACCCTGAAAACAAAATAGGTACAGTTGGGCAATTTGTGTATGACTTTAACTGCATTCGCGATGCGCGTTTACGCAACTTTGACGTGGTGCTTCAACTCGGATACACCAGCAGCTCGGTTTGGGGGCCGTGGCTTCCTGAACATGCCGTGGTCTTTACCAACATGGATGGTCTGGAATGGAAGCGCTCGAAGTACAACAAATGGGTTCAAAAGTATTTGAAAAGGGCAGAGGAATGGGCCATCAAAACCAGCGATGTGCTCATTGCCGACAGTCTGGGTATTCGCGATTACCTTCAGGACACCTATCACAAACACTCCGAATTTATCGCCTACGGTGCTGATCCCATCAACAATAAAAGTCCTGAAGTGCTCAGCCAATGGCAACTGGCACCTGACCAGTACTACCTGCTTGTTGCGCGTATGGAGCCTGAAAATCACATAGAGGTTATATTGGATGGATATATACAATCGGGGGTTGAAACGCCGTTTGTGGTGATTGGCCGCACAGAAAATACCTTTGGTAAAAGACTGGTGGAGAAGTATGCACACGCCCCCCGGGTAAAGTTTTTGGGCGCGATTTACGACAAGAACGCACTCAACCAACTGAGGCACCATTGCAGGCTGTATTTTCACGGTCACAGCGTGGGAGGAACCAACCCCTCACTGCTCGAAGCCATGGCCTGCGAAACGCTGATTGTGGCCCACAACAACCCGTTTAACCGCGCTGTGCTCGAAGAGGATGGACTGTATTTTGACGATGCGCAAGGTGTGTGTAACTGGATTAGGGAGGTTAAGATGGGTGAAATGACAGAGAAAAAGATCCGTAATCTCAACAAAATCAAATCAGATTACCGCTGGGAGCAGATTGTTGACCGCTACGAGCAGGTATTCCTCAGGCACTTTGAAAGACTGAGAACATGA